One window from the genome of Amphiprion ocellaris isolate individual 3 ecotype Okinawa chromosome 23, ASM2253959v1, whole genome shotgun sequence encodes:
- the adgra3 gene encoding adhesion G protein-coupled receptor A3, with amino-acid sequence MWVDRLFVILLLSFGGGSSACKSYDERSKSGGKSLTSDRRVVCSNMELHQVLPPDSFPNRTVTLILNNNKIQELRNGSFFGLYALEKLDLRSNMISRIEPGAFLGLPALKRLDLSNNSIGCLNVDIFKGLGSLIRLNISGNMFSSLTQGTFDNLVSLKALEFQTPYLLCDCNLLWLLHWIKSKSITVKNTKCSYPQSLQGQLIPSIRPELLTCDAPLELPSFQLTPSQRQVVFQGDSLPFQCQASLVAEDMQVLWYQNGRMVKPDATQGIFIEKRIVQNCSLIASALTISNIQPGFTGNWECRVRTSRGNTTRTVHIVVLQSSAKYCTPERVSNNKGEFRWPRTLAGIRAYLPCNRLPSSAGAYSGSSGEEQRAWRYCNREGLWAEEDYSRCQFQKDVTRFLYVINQMPLNETNVVTRARRLFFYTIDAANFSDKMDIIFVAEMIEKFSKFVERFKDLGEVMVSMASNLMLADERVLLMAQREAMACSRIIACLQRIAVHRLATAQAFSLTSPNIALEAHAVRASDWNGMTCMLYLRASPERTPGQDRQFTFKCNTTSSFSSILHKSTVVEASLQLPQSLFTEAPLPGQADDTVYKLHLLGFRNGKFFPSTGNSSQLADGGKRRSVATPVIMAKIDGMSLRALRNPVNITLRRFARGSDAVSACWNFSLAGGQGGWQSDGCRILDHHDNFTTISCNSLSNYGLLMDLSSVEFFSPSIQPLHPVIYATAIILLLCLITIIISYIYHHRSVRVSRKFWHMLVNLCFHISLTCGVFVGGINQTRHSSVCQAVGILLHYSTLATALWVGVTARNIYKQVTRKAKRYEELDEPPPPPRPMLRFYLIGGGIPIIVCGITAAANIKNYGNQTNAPYCWMAWEPSIGAFYGPVGFIIFVDCMYFLSILLQLRRHPERRYELKESAEEQQHLTTSEAGPDVANAHCHPLALQLQPHEASSSIVSAPHAVPLSALENEHTFAAQLMGAAGALGLYAALWVFGAMAVSQDHPFDLAFTCLFGVTALALGAFMVAHHCVNRQDMRRYWSQACCSGRRAYSAQEDVLLPQPGVAMTSTAGSDNKADGESTKCGHSSADSSYTNKSAPSMRNSTHGSKLTNLHAEAAQCKSASAPVTANGTAILDNSLTEHSLDNEIKMHVAPVEVQFRPMNNINNPAAATNGHTSRHHKNRARAHRASRLTVLREYAYDVPTSVDGSVQSAPHRRHHHYDLAARNSRRAAYMAYRERHQSQMQQDSSDSASLPRRSRYSDKGGGSSLGNGTVVTIETEQVATAAGSSSSKDSGSVKQPGNTELESQPKSYGLNLITQNGGTLKENGQAVPLISTDSTASIKTGLWKHETTV; translated from the exons CGACCTGTCCAACAACAGCATCGGCTGTCTTAACGTTGACATCTTCAAGGGCCTCGGCAGTCTGATCCGACT aAACATTTCAGGGAACATGTTCTCTTCATTGACTCAGGGGACCTTTGACAACTTGGTGTCTCTTAAAGCTTT GGAGTTTCAGACACCTTACCTGCTGTGTGACTGCAACCTTCTGTGGCTGCTGCATTGGATCAAAAGCAAAAGCATCACTGTGAAGAACACTAAGTGCTCCTACCCCCAGTCCCTCCAGGGTCAGCTCATCCCCTCCATCAGACCGGAGCTCCTCACCTGTG ATGCTCCACTTGAGCTGCCCTCCTTCCAGCTGACTCCGTCCCAGCGTCAGGTTGTCTTCCAGGGGGACAGCTTGCCATTCCAGTGTCAGGCTTCCCTTGTGGCTGAAGACATGCAGGTGCTGTGGTACCAGAACGGCCGAATGGTCAAGCCAGATGCCACTCAAGGAATATTCATTGAAAAGCGCATCGTGCAGAACTGCTCCCTGATTGCTAG TGCATTGACCATCTCGAACATCCAGCCTGGTTTCACGGGGAACTGGGAGTGTCGGGTCAGGACGAGCAGGGGGAACACCACCAGGACTGTCCACATTGTGGTGTTGCAGAGCTCCGCCAAATACTGCACTCCTGAACGTGTCTCCAACAACAAGGGAGAGTTCAG GTGGCCGCGCACCCTGGCAGGGATCAGAGCCTACCTCCCCTGCAACAGATTGCCATCGAGTGCCGGCGCATATTCGGGAAGCTCCGGTGAAGAGCAGCGGGCGTGGCGCTACTGCAATCGCGAGGGTCTTTGGGCGGAGGAGGACTACTCCCGCTGCCAATTTCAGAAGGATGTCACTAGATTTCTTTACGTCATCAACCAG ATGCCTCTTAATGAGACCAACGTGGTGACTAGAGCCCGACGCCTGTTTTTCTACACAATCGACGCCGCCAATTTCTCAGACAAGATGGACATCATCTTTGTGGCCGAGATGATCGAGAAGTTCAGCAAGTTTGTGGAGAGGTTTAAAGAT CTAGGTGAGGTGATGGTTAGCATGGCCAGTAACTTGATGCTGGCCGATGAGAGAGTCCTTCTGATGGCTCAGCGTGAAGCGATGGCCTGTTCCCGCATCATCGCCTGCCTCCAAAGGATCGCAGTCCACCGTCTGGCCACGGCGCAGGCCTTCTCCCTG ACATCCCCCAACATTGCGCTGGAGGCCCACGCTGTCAGGGCCAGCGACTGGAACGGCATGACCTGCATGTTGTACCTGAGGGCCAGCCCCGAGCGCACGCCTGGCCAGGACCGCCAGTTCACATTCAAATGCAACACCACCAGCTCCTTCTCCAGCATCCTTCACAAG AGCACTGTAGTGGAAGCTTCCCTGCAACTTCCTCAGTCTCTCTTTACCGAGGCTCCACTCCCCGGGCAGGCCGACGACACGGTCTACAAGCTCCACCTACTGGGCTTCCGCAATGGCAAGTTTTTCCCCTCCACTGGCAACTCGTCTCAACTGGCCgatggagggaagaggaggagcgtGGCAACGCCCGTCATCATGGCAAAGATAG ATGGTATGTCTCTGCGTGCCCTGAGGAACCCCGTTAACATCACTCTGCGGCGGTTCGCCCGCGGTTCAGACGCTGTGTCGGCCTGCTGGAACTTCAGCCTGGCGGGGGGTCAGGGAGGATGGCAGAGTGACGGCTGCCGCATCCTGGACCATCACGACAACTTCACCACCATCTCATGCAACTCTCTCAGCAACTATGGCCTGCTTATG GACCTCAGCAGTGTGGAGTTCTTCTCTCCAAGCATCCAGCCCCTGCACCCAGTCATCTACGCCACAGCTATCATACTCCTCCTGTGCCTGATCACCATTATTATTAGCTACATCTACCATCACAG GTCTGTCCGGGTGAGCCGGAAGTTTTGGCACATGTTGGTCAACCTCTGCTTCCACATCTCCCTCACCTGCGGGGTTTTCGTGGGTGGCATCAATCAGACGCGACATTCAAGCGTCTGCCAAGCA GTGGGCATTTTACTCCACTATTCGACCCTGGCAACGGCCCTGTGGGTGGGTGTGACTGCACGCAACATTTACAAACAGGTGACACGCAAGGCCAAGCGCTACGAAGAGCTGGATGagccgccgccaccgccgcgGCCCATGCTCAG gTTCTACTTGATAGGCGGAGGGATACCCATCATTGTCTGTGGGATCACTGCAGCAGCTAACATCAAAAACTACGGCAACCAGACCAATGCACCATA TTGCTGGATGGCATGGGAGCCCAGTATCGGCGCTTTTTACGGCCCAGTCGGATTCATCATCTTCGTGGACTGCATGTACTTCCTCAGCATCCTGCTCCAGTTGCGGCGGCACCCCGAACGCCGCTATGAGCTCAAGGAGTCGGCGGAAGAGCAGCAGCATCTGACCACCAGCGAGGCTGGGCCGGATGTTGCCAACGCCCACTGCCACCCGCTCGCCCTCCAGCTTCAGCCCCACGAGGCGTCCTCCTCCATAGTTTCTGCCCCCCATGCTGTGCCACTGTCAGCCCTGGAGAACGAACACACCTTCGCCGCCCAGCTGATGGGAGCTGCAGGGGCGTTGGGGCTCTACGCGGCCCTGTGGGTGTTTGGCGCCATGGCCGTATCACAGGACCACCCCTTTGATTTAGCTTTCACCTGCCTGTTTGGGGTGACTGCGCTGGCGCTCGGGGCGTTCATGGTGGCACATCACTGTGTCAACAGGCAAGACATGAGGCGCTACTGGTCCCAGGCTTGTTGCTCTGGCAGACGAGCGTACTCTGCACAGGAAGACGTCCTTCTGCCTCAGCCAGGTGTGGCGATGACATCCACAGCCGGATCTGATAACAAGGCAGACGGGGAGTCTACAAAGTGTGGCCACAGCAGCGCCGACTCTTCCTACACGAACAAGAGCGCCCCGAGCATGCGCAACTCCACGCACGGCAGCAAGCTGACCAATCTGCACGCCGAGGCAGCTCAGTGCAAGTCCGCCTCGGCGCCGGTGACAGCCAACGGCACGGCCATTTTGGACAACAGCCTGACTGAGCATTCTCTAGACAACGAAATTAAAATGCACGTAGCTCCCGTTGAGGTGCAGTTCCGCCCCATGAACAACATCAACAATCCAGCAGCCGCTACGAACGGACACACAAGCAGGCATCACAAAAACAGAGCGCGAGCGCACAGGGCGAGTCGGCTGACTGTGTTGCGAGAATATGCCTACGATGTGCCGACCAGCGTGGACGGCAGCGTGCAGAGCGCCCCCCACAGGCGACACCACCATTATGACTTGGCGGCTCGCAACAGTCGACGAGCAGCCTACATGGCCTACAGAGAGCGGCATCAGAGCCAGATGCAGCAGGACAGTAGCGACAGTGCAAGCCTGCCACGGCGCTCCCGCTACTCGGACAAAGGAGGCGGCAGCTCATTGGGGAACGGGACAGTAGTGACTATAGAGACTGAGCAGGTCGCTACGGCTGCAGGGTCGAGCTCAAGTAAAGACTCTGGTTCTGTGAAGCAGCCCGGCAACACAGAACTAGAAAGTCAACCTAAGTCATACGGGCTCAACCTCATCACCCAGAATGGTGGCACACTTAAAGAAAACGGGCAAGCAGTGCCTTTAATTAGCACAGACAGCACAGCCAGTATAAAGACCGGCTTGTGGAAACATGAAACTACTGTGTAG